From Streptomyces griseorubiginosus, one genomic window encodes:
- a CDS encoding ABC transporter substrate-binding protein, whose translation MKIKPAVATFLLLAPLTACGSAQAGDSTTVTVTVGYQSKTINTVTAGTLLRSLGYFEKELNALHDGKTYKVDWQDYATGAPITAQMTAGKIDIGSMGDFPLLINAARGKQLGKPTHLVSVTGYNLRGGLNTIVTAPDSKLASLGDLKGKKVSTSVGSAADGTLVRALQRAGIDPDKGIEKLNQQPAVGASALSAGSTDALSQFVAWPGLLAYQGKAKALYDGAELNLPTFHGVTAREDFAKQRPAVLEAFLKAQAEATDYLNDHPVAAAESVAKATGLPAEVVYLYNGAHGISTFDPAVKPQLISALKQDVSVLKAAKLTGDIDVDSFVDDQYVEKALGAGYTKRLAAAPAASASEVWPKGASETRSFKTPAELLTYVSAHKDGIRAAYVPDATTGTLWFADKAVWVADGDQVLPFVAPETARAYVSAHGGARVITYAEALEQAS comes from the coding sequence ATGAAGATCAAACCAGCCGTCGCCACCTTCCTGCTGCTGGCGCCGCTGACGGCCTGCGGCAGCGCCCAGGCCGGTGACAGCACCACCGTCACCGTCACCGTCGGCTACCAGTCGAAGACCATCAACACCGTCACCGCCGGCACCCTGCTGCGCTCCCTCGGCTACTTCGAGAAGGAGCTCAACGCGCTGCACGACGGCAAGACCTACAAGGTCGACTGGCAGGACTACGCCACCGGCGCCCCGATCACCGCCCAGATGACCGCCGGGAAGATCGACATCGGTTCGATGGGCGACTTCCCGCTCCTCATCAACGCGGCCCGCGGCAAGCAGCTCGGCAAGCCGACCCACCTCGTCTCGGTCACCGGCTACAACCTCCGCGGCGGCCTCAACACCATCGTCACCGCCCCGGACTCGAAGCTGGCCTCCCTCGGCGACCTGAAGGGCAAGAAGGTCTCCACCAGCGTCGGCTCCGCCGCCGACGGCACCCTCGTACGCGCCCTCCAGCGGGCCGGCATCGACCCCGACAAGGGCATCGAGAAGCTCAACCAGCAGCCCGCGGTCGGCGCTTCGGCCCTGTCGGCGGGCAGCACGGACGCGCTGTCGCAGTTCGTCGCCTGGCCCGGCCTGCTCGCCTACCAGGGCAAGGCCAAGGCACTGTACGACGGTGCCGAGCTGAACCTCCCCACCTTCCACGGCGTCACCGCCCGCGAGGACTTCGCCAAGCAGCGCCCGGCGGTCCTGGAGGCGTTCCTGAAGGCCCAGGCCGAGGCCACGGACTACCTCAACGACCACCCGGTCGCCGCCGCCGAGTCGGTCGCCAAGGCCACCGGCCTGCCCGCCGAAGTCGTCTACCTCTACAACGGCGCCCACGGCATCTCCACCTTCGACCCGGCCGTCAAGCCCCAGCTGATCTCCGCGCTGAAGCAGGACGTCTCGGTCCTGAAGGCCGCCAAACTCACCGGCGACATCGACGTGGACTCCTTCGTCGACGACCAGTACGTCGAGAAGGCCCTCGGCGCCGGCTACACCAAGCGTCTCGCCGCCGCGCCCGCCGCCTCCGCGAGCGAGGTCTGGCCCAAGGGTGCCTCCGAGACCCGTAGCTTCAAGACGCCCGCGGAACTGCTGACGTACGTGTCGGCACACAAGGACGGCATCCGCGCCGCCTATGTCCCCGACGCCACCACCGGCACCCTCTGGTTCGCCGACAAGGCGGTCTGGGTCGCCGACGGCGACCAGGTGCTGCCCTTCGTCGCCCCGGAGACCGCGCGGGCCTACGTCTCCGCACACGGCGGCGCCCGGGTGATCACGTACGCCGAGGCGCTGGAGCAGGCGTCGTGA
- a CDS encoding SDR family oxidoreductase produces MKTVLITGTSSGYGRETALHFHAQGWNVIATMRSPRPGVLPESDRLRVIELDVTRPESITAAFEAVGPVDVLVNNAGVPSMGVFEGTPMARVREVFETNTFGVMAMTQAVLPQFRERGSGVVVNVTSSVVLGHMPLTAVYKASKMAVEGFTASLALELAPFGVRAKTVEPGACLTTNFAANAAKGASPAELVPAPYAAWAKKAMDDFTGQDQFTKESDVAETVWRAVHDTTGQLRFPAGADAVSLSQAK; encoded by the coding sequence ATGAAGACCGTTCTGATCACCGGCACCTCGTCCGGGTACGGGCGGGAGACCGCCCTCCACTTCCACGCGCAGGGGTGGAACGTCATCGCCACGATGCGGTCGCCGCGTCCAGGCGTCCTTCCCGAGTCGGACCGGCTGCGTGTCATCGAGCTCGACGTGACCAGGCCCGAGAGCATCACCGCCGCGTTCGAGGCCGTGGGTCCCGTCGACGTCCTGGTCAACAACGCGGGCGTGCCCTCGATGGGCGTGTTCGAGGGCACCCCCATGGCCCGGGTGCGGGAGGTCTTCGAGACCAACACGTTCGGCGTGATGGCGATGACGCAGGCGGTGCTGCCCCAGTTCCGCGAGCGGGGCTCCGGCGTGGTGGTCAACGTGACCTCGAGCGTGGTGCTGGGGCACATGCCGCTCACGGCCGTCTACAAGGCGAGCAAGATGGCCGTCGAAGGGTTCACCGCATCCCTCGCTCTCGAGCTCGCGCCGTTCGGCGTGCGGGCGAAGACGGTCGAGCCGGGTGCCTGCCTGACGACGAACTTCGCGGCCAACGCGGCGAAGGGCGCCTCGCCGGCCGAACTGGTCCCGGCGCCCTACGCAGCATGGGCGAAGAAGGCCATGGACGACTTCACGGGCCAGGACCAGTTCACCAAGGAGAGCGACGTCGCCGAGACGGTGTGGCGAGCCGTGCACGACACGACCGGCCAGTTGCGATTCCCCGCCGGCGCCGACGCGGTCTCGCTCTCCCAGGCGAAGTGA
- a CDS encoding ABC transporter ATP-binding protein, with product MGTSSDTTTAAVTESRATEAAPAAAPTRGTRLTLTGAGLGRPGAPVLDGVDLDVAPGEILTLVGPSGCGKSTLLRTLAGLLPPLAGQVGQDGRPLTGPAADRALIFQEDALLPWRTLRANIELPLAIKRLPRAARRAQAEDWLERVGLAAHSGHLPHRVSGGQRQRAQLARALAGAPRAVLMDEPFGALDAQTRAGMQDLLVEVLQGTGATVVFVTHDVDEALFLGDRVALLGGGRLIAVRDVPRPRDRSAHDDPARLALRRDVLSSLGTSLGT from the coding sequence ATGGGCACCTCGTCTGACACCACCACGGCAGCCGTCACGGAGTCCCGGGCCACCGAAGCCGCTCCGGCCGCCGCGCCCACCCGCGGCACCCGCCTCACCCTCACCGGCGCCGGGCTCGGCCGCCCCGGCGCGCCCGTGCTCGACGGGGTGGACCTCGACGTGGCCCCCGGCGAGATCCTCACCCTCGTCGGACCCTCCGGGTGCGGCAAGTCGACCCTGCTGCGCACACTGGCCGGACTGCTGCCGCCGCTCGCCGGCCAGGTCGGCCAGGACGGGCGGCCGCTGACCGGCCCCGCCGCCGACCGCGCCCTGATCTTCCAGGAGGACGCCCTCCTGCCCTGGCGCACCCTGCGCGCCAACATCGAACTGCCCCTGGCCATCAAGAGACTGCCGCGCGCGGCACGCCGGGCCCAGGCGGAGGACTGGCTGGAGCGCGTCGGCCTCGCCGCACACTCCGGGCACCTCCCGCACCGCGTCTCCGGCGGGCAACGCCAACGCGCCCAGCTGGCCAGGGCCCTCGCCGGAGCGCCCCGCGCCGTCCTCATGGACGAGCCCTTCGGCGCCCTCGACGCCCAGACCCGCGCCGGCATGCAGGACCTGCTGGTCGAGGTGCTCCAGGGCACCGGCGCCACGGTCGTCTTCGTCACCCACGACGTGGACGAGGCCCTGTTCCTCGGCGACCGCGTGGCCCTCCTCGGCGGCGGCCGGCTGATCGCCGTACGCGATGTCCCGCGCCCCCGCGACCGGTCGGCGCACGACGATCCCGCGCGCCTGGCGCTGCGGCGCGACGTCCTCTCCTCGCTCGGAACCTCGCTCGGTACCTGA
- a CDS encoding 4Fe-4S dicluster domain-containing protein yields the protein MALAPQRADVPVTIDESKCIDGCTLCVDMCPLDSLAIDTSSGKAYMHVDECWYCGPCAARCPTGAVTVNMPYLLR from the coding sequence ATGGCTTTGGCGCCCCAGCGGGCCGACGTGCCCGTGACCATCGACGAGTCGAAGTGCATCGACGGCTGCACGCTCTGCGTGGACATGTGCCCGCTGGACTCCCTCGCCATCGACACCAGCAGCGGCAAGGCCTACATGCACGTCGACGAGTGCTGGTACTGCGGCCCGTGCGCGGCCCGCTGTCCCACCGGAGCCGTCACGGTCAACATGCCCTATCTGCTCCGGTGA
- a CDS encoding putative quinol monooxygenase, whose protein sequence is MIAGYGFGATLTARPGRGDQLVDLLLTGLNEGSPGASEYCLLYLVSRSASDPDVVHVAEGWTTEEDHHRVFAGETAQAIVAQIGPLLAKDSEYTDYVPVRGRSVL, encoded by the coding sequence ATGATTGCCGGCTACGGCTTCGGCGCCACCCTGACCGCCAGGCCCGGTAGGGGCGACCAGCTCGTCGACCTGCTGCTGACCGGACTGAACGAGGGCAGCCCCGGCGCGAGCGAATACTGCCTGCTCTACCTCGTCTCCCGTTCCGCGTCCGACCCCGATGTCGTCCACGTCGCCGAAGGCTGGACCACCGAGGAGGACCACCACCGCGTCTTCGCCGGCGAGACCGCCCAGGCCATCGTGGCGCAGATCGGCCCGCTGCTCGCCAAGGACTCCGAGTACACCGACTACGTCCCGGTCCGCGGCAGATCCGTCCTCTGA
- a CDS encoding M56 family metallopeptidase produces the protein MTLCLLLLSTVALAAAVPVPRALTRAAWPEREPVVGLWVWQCLVATVLLCCLTALVLGAAAVFHTVRDHVFAPAPPAVTAAYDLSAAPVWAVASTLLLAAGAAWTTAMLARELVETRRRRGAARAQLRERAPDLPAGLGTLERGPLLVLEDEYPDAWWMPGSPPQLIVTTGALHRLTDHQLDAVLTHERGHARARHDWLLHLSTALATGFPRVPLFAHFCDQTHRLVELAADDTASRRCGHLTTALALISLNQHRGVLSCASSRRLLGERVDRLLEPPPRLLRRQRALTSAMAALVPLLPLLIVFGPGLSALA, from the coding sequence ATGACACTCTGCCTGCTCCTGTTGAGCACCGTCGCCCTGGCGGCCGCCGTGCCGGTGCCGCGCGCGCTCACCCGGGCCGCGTGGCCCGAACGGGAACCGGTGGTCGGCCTGTGGGTGTGGCAGTGCCTGGTCGCGACCGTGCTGCTGTGCTGCCTCACGGCGCTGGTCCTCGGCGCGGCGGCCGTCTTCCACACGGTCCGCGACCATGTGTTCGCCCCCGCGCCGCCCGCCGTGACCGCCGCGTACGACCTCTCTGCGGCGCCGGTCTGGGCGGTCGCCTCGACCCTGCTGCTGGCGGCCGGGGCGGCCTGGACGACGGCCATGCTGGCCCGCGAGCTGGTAGAGACCCGGCGCCGCCGGGGTGCCGCGCGGGCGCAGCTGCGGGAGCGGGCACCGGATCTGCCGGCGGGGCTCGGGACGCTGGAACGCGGACCGCTGCTGGTGCTGGAGGACGAGTACCCGGACGCGTGGTGGATGCCGGGGAGTCCGCCGCAGCTGATCGTCACGACGGGGGCGCTGCACCGGCTCACCGACCATCAGCTGGACGCCGTGCTCACGCATGAGCGAGGGCACGCGCGGGCCCGCCACGACTGGCTGCTGCATCTGTCGACGGCGCTGGCCACGGGGTTTCCCCGGGTGCCGCTGTTCGCCCACTTCTGCGACCAGACGCACCGGTTGGTGGAGCTGGCGGCGGACGACACGGCGTCACGGCGGTGCGGGCATCTGACGACGGCGCTCGCGCTGATTTCCTTGAACCAGCACCGGGGGGTGCTGTCGTGTGCGTCGAGTCGGCGGTTGCTGGGTGAGCGGGTGGATCGGTTGCTGGAGCCGCCGCCGAGGTTGCTGCGGCGGCAGCGGGCGCTCACGTCTGCGATGGCTGCGCTGGTGCCGTTGTTGCCGTTGCTGATCGTTTTCGGGCCGGGGTTGTCGGCGCTGGCGTAA
- a CDS encoding AraC family transcriptional regulator, whose product MYLEELRTLLARHARPDWTTAVDGVLISKVDRPDPPAPSMSGTLLAVIAQGAKRLALGERVFEYGPGQYLVASVDLPVTGQFTQADPEQPALGFGLVLEPSAVAELLLEAGPGDAPRGGGGTPSGIAVSDAPAALLDAVVRLLRLLDEPRDRAVLAPLFKREILWRLITGEQGAAVRQLGLADSSLSHISRAVRWIREHYAQPFRVEDVARQSGMGVSAFYRNFQAVTAMSPIQFQKQIRLQEARLLLATHPGDVTGVGQRVGYDNPSQFSREYRRQFGAPPSQDAARLRQAVRAPAVLLP is encoded by the coding sequence ATGTACCTCGAAGAGCTCCGCACCCTGCTGGCCCGTCATGCGCGGCCCGACTGGACCACCGCCGTCGACGGCGTCCTCATCTCGAAGGTCGACCGTCCGGATCCGCCGGCGCCTTCGATGTCCGGCACGCTCCTGGCGGTCATCGCGCAAGGCGCCAAACGCCTCGCCCTGGGGGAGCGGGTCTTCGAGTACGGGCCCGGGCAGTACCTGGTCGCATCCGTCGATCTGCCGGTCACGGGGCAGTTCACCCAGGCCGACCCCGAGCAGCCGGCGCTGGGATTCGGTCTCGTCCTGGAACCGTCCGCCGTCGCCGAGCTGTTGCTCGAGGCCGGGCCCGGTGACGCCCCCCGGGGCGGCGGGGGCACGCCGTCGGGGATCGCCGTCAGTGACGCACCGGCCGCGCTGCTGGACGCGGTGGTCCGGCTGTTGCGCCTGCTCGACGAGCCCCGCGACCGGGCCGTACTCGCCCCGTTGTTCAAGCGCGAGATCCTGTGGCGTCTGATCACCGGTGAGCAGGGTGCGGCGGTTCGCCAGCTCGGCCTGGCCGACAGCAGCCTCAGCCACATCTCGCGGGCCGTGCGCTGGATCCGTGAGCACTACGCGCAGCCCTTCCGGGTGGAGGACGTGGCGCGGCAGTCCGGCATGGGCGTCTCCGCCTTCTACCGCAACTTCCAAGCGGTGACCGCGATGAGCCCCATCCAGTTCCAGAAGCAGATCCGGCTCCAGGAGGCCCGGCTGCTGCTCGCCACCCACCCCGGAGACGTCACCGGAGTCGGTCAGCGCGTCGGCTACGACAACCCGTCGCAGTTCAGCCGGGAGTACCGCCGCCAGTTCGGCGCGCCCCCCAGCCAGGACGCCGCCCGCCTGCGTCAGGCCGTGCGTGCGCCGGCCGTTCTCCTGCCCTGA
- a CDS encoding fumarate reductase/succinate dehydrogenase flavoprotein subunit: protein MTTPSLNPPLEIPALTDAEEIRCDVLVIGGGTAGTMAALTAAEHGANVLLLEKAHVRHSGALAMGMDGVNNAVIPGRAEPDGYVAEITRANDGIVDQSTVRQTATRGFGMVQRLESYGVKFEKDEHGDYAVRQVHRSGSYVLPMPEGKDVKKVLYRQLRRREMREKIRIENRVMPVRVLTAEGRAVGAVGFNTRTGAFVTVRAGAVILATGACGRLGLPASGYLYGTYENPTNAGDGYAMAYHAGAELTGIECFQINPLIKDYNGPACAYVANPFGGYQVNRHGERFVDSDYWSGQMMAEFAAEVASDRGPVYLKLSHLPEESISSLESILHSTERPTRGTFHENRGHDYRTHDIEMHISEIGLCGGHSASGVRVDDHARTTVPRLYAAGDLACVPHNYMIGAFVFGDLAGADASQYTPYEGELPSDQLREAHELIYRPLRNPDGPPQPQVEYKLRRFVNDYVAPPKSGARLSLALESFERMRDDIASMGARTPHELMRCAEVSFIRDCAEMAARASLARTESRWGLYHDRLDHPHRDDTSWFHHLDLHKSPSGAMEFTARPVAPYLVPIDEFTPVGGPSRHIGEVHAEEVATAGGRDRAPVAVEAGVAVAVEAAAEVETGAVNSPARLLELVALAEEQPELDALRPYLTDPAPAVRREAVAVLTETLPQGTGPALAEALRDPAPEVRATAAASLRELVETLPPEPALRDGLAAALAESDPVVRAAALDVLRALRLGDAELFAGALTDADIPVRIEAVRALVSVDAATELARAATADPSREVRVTFAKALATVWAQRPLDAVLDALTRLTEDADALVRGAAFGALGTTGCPPALAARAVTALSAAAWQVRSGAATALSATDPEVAVPALAKALADPNADVRKAAVLALTRHSATEDARAALATVTTDPDADVRAYAARAL, encoded by the coding sequence GTGACCACGCCCTCCTTGAACCCGCCGCTCGAGATCCCCGCCCTGACCGACGCCGAGGAGATCCGCTGCGACGTCCTCGTCATCGGCGGCGGCACCGCCGGCACCATGGCCGCCCTGACCGCCGCCGAACACGGCGCCAACGTCCTGCTCCTGGAGAAGGCCCACGTCCGGCACTCCGGCGCCCTCGCCATGGGCATGGACGGCGTCAACAACGCGGTCATCCCCGGCCGCGCCGAACCCGACGGCTACGTCGCCGAGATCACCCGCGCCAACGACGGCATCGTCGACCAGTCCACCGTCCGCCAGACCGCCACCCGCGGCTTCGGCATGGTGCAGCGCCTCGAGTCGTACGGCGTGAAGTTCGAGAAGGACGAGCACGGCGACTACGCGGTCCGCCAGGTCCACCGCTCCGGCTCCTACGTGCTGCCGATGCCGGAGGGCAAGGACGTCAAGAAGGTCCTCTACCGGCAGCTGCGGCGGCGCGAGATGCGCGAGAAGATCCGCATCGAGAACCGGGTGATGCCGGTACGGGTCCTCACCGCCGAAGGGCGGGCCGTGGGCGCGGTCGGCTTCAACACCCGGACGGGTGCCTTCGTGACGGTCCGCGCGGGCGCGGTCATCCTCGCGACCGGCGCCTGCGGCCGCCTGGGCCTGCCCGCCTCCGGCTACCTGTACGGCACCTACGAGAACCCGACCAACGCCGGCGACGGCTACGCCATGGCCTACCACGCCGGCGCCGAACTCACCGGCATCGAGTGCTTCCAGATCAACCCGCTGATCAAGGACTACAACGGCCCCGCCTGCGCGTACGTCGCCAACCCCTTCGGCGGCTACCAGGTCAACCGGCACGGCGAACGCTTCGTCGACTCCGACTACTGGTCCGGCCAGATGATGGCCGAGTTCGCCGCGGAGGTCGCCTCCGACCGCGGCCCGGTCTACCTGAAGCTGAGCCACCTCCCCGAGGAGTCGATCTCCTCCCTGGAGTCGATCCTGCACTCCACGGAACGCCCCACCCGAGGCACCTTCCACGAGAACCGCGGCCACGACTACCGCACCCACGACATCGAGATGCACATCTCCGAGATCGGCCTGTGCGGCGGCCACTCGGCCTCCGGTGTACGGGTGGACGACCACGCCCGCACGACCGTCCCCCGCCTCTACGCCGCCGGCGACCTGGCCTGCGTCCCGCACAACTACATGATCGGCGCGTTCGTCTTCGGCGACCTCGCGGGCGCGGACGCCTCCCAGTACACCCCGTACGAAGGGGAGTTGCCGTCCGACCAGCTCCGCGAGGCGCACGAACTGATCTACCGCCCGCTGCGCAACCCGGACGGCCCGCCGCAGCCCCAGGTCGAGTACAAGCTGCGCCGCTTCGTGAACGACTACGTGGCCCCGCCGAAGTCCGGCGCACGACTGTCCCTGGCCCTGGAGTCCTTCGAGCGGATGCGGGACGACATCGCCTCGATGGGTGCCCGCACCCCGCACGAGCTGATGCGCTGCGCCGAGGTCTCCTTCATCCGCGACTGCGCGGAGATGGCCGCGCGCGCCTCCCTGGCCCGCACGGAGTCCCGCTGGGGCCTCTACCACGACCGTCTCGACCACCCCCACCGCGACGACACCTCCTGGTTCCACCACCTCGACCTGCACAAGTCCCCCTCCGGCGCGATGGAGTTCACGGCCCGCCCCGTGGCCCCCTACCTGGTCCCGATCGACGAGTTCACCCCGGTCGGCGGCCCCTCCCGACACATCGGCGAGGTGCACGCGGAGGAGGTGGCCACGGCGGGGGGCCGGGATCGGGCGCCGGTGGCGGTGGAGGCGGGGGTGGCAGTGGCCGTGGAGGCTGCTGCGGAGGTGGAGACGGGTGCGGTGAACTCCCCCGCCCGCCTCCTCGAACTCGTCGCCCTCGCCGAGGAGCAGCCCGAACTCGACGCACTGCGGCCCTACTTGACCGACCCGGCGCCCGCCGTCCGGCGCGAGGCCGTCGCCGTGCTGACCGAGACGCTGCCCCAGGGCACCGGCCCCGCCCTCGCCGAGGCACTGCGCGACCCCGCGCCCGAGGTCCGCGCCACCGCGGCGGCGTCCCTGCGCGAGCTCGTCGAGACGCTCCCGCCCGAACCCGCCCTGCGCGACGGCCTCGCCGCCGCCTTGGCCGAGTCCGACCCGGTCGTCCGGGCGGCCGCGCTGGACGTGCTGCGCGCCCTGCGCCTGGGTGACGCGGAGCTGTTCGCCGGAGCCCTGACCGACGCGGACATCCCCGTCCGCATCGAGGCCGTCCGCGCCCTGGTCTCGGTGGACGCGGCGACGGAACTGGCCCGCGCCGCCACCGCCGACCCGTCCCGCGAGGTCCGGGTGACGTTCGCCAAGGCACTGGCGACGGTGTGGGCCCAACGCCCGCTGGACGCCGTCCTGGACGCCCTGACCCGGCTCACCGAGGACGCCGACGCCCTGGTCCGGGGGGCCGCCTTCGGAGCACTGGGCACCACCGGCTGCCCGCCGGCGCTCGCCGCCCGTGCCGTGACCGCTCTGTCGGCCGCCGCCTGGCAGGTCCGCTCGGGTGCCGCGACGGCCCTTTCCGCAACCGACCCGGAGGTGGCCGTCCCCGCCCTCGCCAAGGCCCTGGCCGACCCCAACGCGGACGTCCGCAAGGCCGCCGTCCTGGCCCTGACCCGCCACTCGGCCACCGAGGACGCCCGCGCGGCCCTGGCCACGGTGACGACGGACCCGGACGCGGACGTCAGGGCGTACGCCGCGCGCGCCTTGTGA
- a CDS encoding GntR family transcriptional regulator, translating to MPSTDRVRDHAGQGATTVAARARRRLRADQARQLADLLRHQILTGGFESGTLPHETVLATDYGASRNTVRQALDLLRAEGLVARHPGVGTVVVGQKYPHGLDRLMGLAETLREHGTVTNEVRTMGPAPAPHPVAQRLEVDPGTDVLYIERLRRLNGLPLSLDLTYIPLDIGTALLGADLENTDVFRLLETITGQGLGHAEITLEAVNADAHSAAVLEAPRGAAVLMLERLTHLADGRPVDLEFIRFRGDRITMSGLLHRSL from the coding sequence ATGCCATCCACCGACCGTGTCCGGGACCACGCAGGGCAGGGTGCGACCACCGTCGCCGCCCGGGCCCGGCGCCGGCTGCGTGCGGACCAGGCGCGGCAGCTCGCCGATCTGCTGCGCCACCAGATCCTCACCGGTGGATTCGAGAGCGGCACCCTCCCCCACGAGACCGTCCTCGCCACCGACTACGGCGCCTCCCGCAACACGGTCCGCCAAGCCCTGGACCTGCTCCGCGCGGAAGGCCTCGTCGCACGCCACCCCGGCGTCGGCACCGTCGTCGTCGGCCAGAAGTACCCCCACGGCCTGGACCGTCTGATGGGCCTCGCGGAAACCCTCCGCGAACACGGCACGGTCACCAACGAGGTCCGCACCATGGGCCCCGCCCCCGCCCCGCACCCGGTGGCCCAGCGCCTCGAGGTCGACCCCGGCACCGACGTCCTCTACATCGAGCGCCTGCGCCGGCTGAACGGCCTGCCCCTCTCCCTGGACCTCACCTACATCCCCCTCGACATCGGCACCGCCCTGCTCGGCGCCGATCTGGAGAACACCGACGTCTTCCGCCTCCTGGAGACGATCACCGGCCAGGGCCTCGGCCACGCCGAGATCACCCTGGAGGCGGTCAACGCGGACGCCCACTCCGCCGCCGTACTGGAAGCCCCGCGCGGCGCGGCCGTCCTGATGCTGGAACGCCTCACCCACCTCGCCGACGGCCGCCCCGTCGACCTGGAGTTCATCCGCTTCCGCGGCGACCGCATCACCATGAGCGGGCTGCTGCACCGCTCCCTCTGA
- a CDS encoding ABC transporter permease: MPKAGRYALRAVSLAVALGVWQLLTSLDIDLWLRFSQFPTVTDVARAFADRVSGPDYWTDLTDSLTRILTGFLLAAVLGVATGVLVARSRLAEDLLGPVLEVIRPIPAIALVPVAILLFPSNEQGIVFITCTAAFFPVLVSTRHAVRALTPVWEEAVLTMGGGRWRILASVVLPGALPGIFGGLSVGIGVSWICVISAEMISGQYGVGYRTWQDYTVVNYAGVFVGMVTIGVLGWLTSTAVELLGRRLTRWLPRTSYDAGGRPRNARIAVTEVTAGAPEAPAPASKSENTANTAKSAKSAKSAKSAKSENAEKSEEARDGHLV; encoded by the coding sequence CTGCCGAAAGCCGGCCGGTACGCGCTGAGGGCGGTCTCGCTCGCCGTCGCCCTCGGGGTGTGGCAGCTGCTGACCAGCCTCGACATCGACCTGTGGCTGCGGTTCTCGCAGTTCCCCACGGTCACCGACGTGGCCCGCGCCTTCGCCGACCGGGTGTCCGGCCCTGACTACTGGACGGACCTCACCGACAGCCTCACCCGCATCCTCACCGGCTTCCTGCTCGCCGCGGTGCTCGGCGTGGCCACGGGCGTGCTCGTGGCCCGCTCCCGCCTCGCCGAGGACCTGCTCGGACCGGTCCTGGAGGTGATCCGGCCGATCCCCGCGATCGCCCTCGTCCCGGTCGCGATCCTCCTCTTCCCCTCCAACGAGCAGGGCATCGTCTTCATCACCTGCACCGCCGCCTTCTTCCCGGTCCTGGTCTCCACCCGGCACGCGGTCCGCGCGCTCACCCCCGTGTGGGAGGAGGCCGTGCTGACGATGGGCGGCGGCCGGTGGCGGATCCTCGCCTCGGTCGTCCTGCCCGGCGCCCTGCCCGGCATCTTCGGCGGCCTGTCCGTCGGCATCGGCGTCTCGTGGATCTGTGTGATCAGCGCGGAGATGATCTCCGGCCAGTACGGCGTCGGCTACCGCACCTGGCAGGACTACACCGTCGTCAACTACGCGGGCGTCTTCGTCGGCATGGTCACCATCGGCGTCCTCGGCTGGCTCACCTCCACCGCCGTGGAACTCCTCGGCCGCCGCCTGACGCGCTGGCTGCCGAGGACGTCGTACGACGCCGGAGGCCGGCCGAGGAACGCCCGCATCGCGGTCACCGAGGTCACCGCCGGGGCCCCGGAGGCGCCCGCGCCCGCGTCGAAGAGCGAGAACACCGCGAACACCGCGAAGTCCGCGAAGTCCGCGAAGTCCGCGAAGTCCGCGAAAAGCGAGAACGCCGAGAAGAGCGAGGAGGCACGTGATGGGCACCTCGTCTGA